From Vicinamibacteria bacterium, the proteins below share one genomic window:
- a CDS encoding nucleotidyl transferase AbiEii/AbiGii toxin family protein translates to MEPSGDWHPEVISDDAQRLLVILNASALTPRFYLAGGTGLALRYGHRRSVDFDFFSLEPFEEDALLTSLRKHEPLSVLSRAPSTLHLVVSEIKVSFLGYPYPLLFALDRYGGVDVADVRDIACMKLSAVASRGTRRDFVDLYMVAKQYSLGEILALFIRKYAGIEYNRMHLLKSLSYFEDAEVDPPLQMLTELSWSEVKEFFRRESTALL, encoded by the coding sequence ATGGAACCATCCGGTGATTGGCATCCGGAGGTCATCTCCGACGATGCGCAACGTCTCCTGGTGATATTGAATGCATCGGCGCTTACGCCTCGCTTCTATCTTGCTGGAGGAACCGGACTCGCTCTTCGCTACGGTCACCGGCGCTCCGTTGATTTCGATTTTTTCTCTCTCGAGCCCTTCGAGGAGGACGCGCTTCTCACCTCACTTCGAAAGCACGAGCCTCTCTCGGTTCTGAGTCGAGCTCCATCGACCTTGCATCTGGTGGTCTCGGAGATCAAGGTGAGCTTCCTCGGTTATCCCTATCCATTGCTTTTCGCCCTCGACCGCTACGGTGGCGTCGACGTCGCGGACGTGAGAGACATCGCCTGCATGAAATTGAGCGCCGTCGCTAGCCGGGGAACAAGACGGGACTTCGTCGACCTGTACATGGTCGCCAAACAATATTCTCTCGGCGAGATTCTTGCGTTATTCATTCGAAAGTACGCCGGGATCGAGTACAACCGGATGCACCTCCTCAAATCACTCTCCTATTTCGAGGACGCTGAGGTCGATCCACCTCTTCAGATGTTGACCGAGCTGTCCTGGTCCGAAGTCAAGGAGTTCTTCCGGCGGGAGTCGACTGCGCTCCTGTAG